In Methanosarcinales archaeon, the genomic stretch ACAAATAGCTCTCAGGTTTGGATTGATACCGCTAATTACTGACGTAGATTCATATGTATTCCCAGAAGATTGCGATTGTGGAGGGGAGGGCTGTACAAAATGCCAGCTATCCCTCACTTTGAGTGCAGAAGGCCCAAAGATGGTATATTCAGGTGAGTTATTATCCAGTGATCCAAAGATCACTGTGGCAGATGATAAGATTCCAATCATTGAATTGAAAGAGAGGCAGAAATTGGTACTTGAAGCAATTGCTAAATTGGGTACAGGGCGCAAACATTCCAAATGGCAGGCGGGAGTAGGATGCGGTTACAAGAATATGCCTGTAATTACCATTGCAGAGAACTGTGATTCATGTGGTAAATGTGCGGAAGAATGCCCGAGAGATATCTTAATTATTGAGGATGATATCCTGACAGTTATTGATCCGTTAAAATGCAGTCTTTGCCAGCTCTGTGTAGAAGCTTGTGAGATCAATGCAATTACAGTTAATGCAGATGTGAATTCATTTATATTCCAGATGGAATCTGACGGTTCATATACGTCAAAGGAACTGATTAACAAGGGCGCTGACACCATTATTGATAAGGCAAAACAATTAAACGAAATACTTGCTACAATAGAGTAATAGGAGCGTGCAAGGTTTTATTGACCTTGCATTTTTATTCAAAGCGTGCATATCGCTATGCTCAATTGGACAATAAAACATCCC encodes the following:
- a CDS encoding DNA-directed RNA polymerase subunit D, whose translation is MEIEIIELSDEKAKFLLKDVKAAVANGLRRSMLAEVPTMAIDYVNIYDNTSVLFDEQIALRFGLIPLITDVDSYVFPEDCDCGGEGCTKCQLSLTLSAEGPKMVYSGELLSSDPKITVADDKIPIIELKERQKLVLEAIAKLGTGRKHSKWQAGVGCGYKNMPVITIAENCDSCGKCAEECPRDILIIEDDILTVIDPLKCSLCQLCVEACEINAITVNADVNSFIFQMESDGSYTSKELINKGADTIIDKAKQLNEILATIE